Proteins from one Ranitomeya variabilis isolate aRanVar5 chromosome 1, aRanVar5.hap1, whole genome shotgun sequence genomic window:
- the PPM1K gene encoding protein phosphatase Mn(2+)-dependent 1K — translation MSTAIFVTFARYGGSRVRRGALLTSRVLQDNGRVASACQCFTVNRRSFSSRFDPDGSGRPATWDSFGIWDNRIDEPIQLPPSIKYGKIIPQINMSKVGCSSQISKRKENEDRFNFSKINDEVLYFAVYDGHAGAGAADFCNQYMAQYITDILTQEKDMEKVLIKAFLEIDKEFAKMARLSPNATVLNSGTTATVALLRDGIELVVASVGDSRALLCRKGKPVKLTIDHTPERKDEKQRIKASGGFVAWNSWGQPHVNGRLAMTRSIGDFDLKSKGVIAEPETKRINVHHADDSFLVLTTDGINFIVNSQEICNIISQCHDPREAAQVLTDQVIQYGAEDNSTAIVVPFGAWGKHKSTEVSFSFSRGFKSSGRWA, via the exons ATGTCAACAGCCATCTTTGTTACCTTTGCAAGATATGGAGGGTCTCGGGTGAGAAGAGGAGCGCTGCTGACGTCGCGTGTGCTGCAAGATAACGGTCGTGTTGCTTCGGCCTGCCAGTGCTTCACAGTCAATCGCAGGTCTTTTTCATCACGGTTTGACCCCGACGGAAGTGGGCGACCGGCCACCTGGGACTCTTTTGGTATCTGGGACAATCGAATTGACGAGCCTATTCAGCTTCCGCCCAGTATTAAGTATGGCAAAATTATACCTCAAATCAATATGTCTAAGGTGGGCTGCTCCTCTCAGATATCGAAGAGGAAGGAAAATGAAGACCGCTTCAACTTTTCCAAAATAAATGACGAGGTCTTGTATTTTGCCGTCTACGATGGGCATGCAGGGGCTGGAGCAGCTGACTTCTGTAACCAATACATGGCCCAGTATATCAC GGACATCCTTACCCAGGAGAAAGATATGGAAAAAGTGCTGATCAAGGCATTTCTAGAAATTGATAAAGAGTTTGCAAAAATGGCTCGTCTGTCTCCTAATG CAACTGTATTGAACAGTGGGACCACTGCAACAGTAGCCTTGTTGCGCGATGGCATTGAGCTAGTTGTGGCTAGTGTTGGTGACAGCCGGGCACTGTTGTGTCGCAAAGGAAAACCTGTGAAGCTGACTATTGACCATACACCTGAACGGAAGGATGAAAAACAAAG GATAAAGGCAAGTGGTGGTTTTGTGGCTTGGAATAGCTGGGGACAGCCTCATGTAAATGGAAGACTAGCAATGACAAGAAGCATAGGCGACTTTGATCTCAAGTCCAAGGGAGTGATAGCAGAACCTGAAACCAAGCGGATTAAT GTGCACCATGCAGATGATAGCTTCTTAGTATTAACTACAGATGGCATCAACTTCATTGTCAACAGTCAGGAGATCTGTAACATAATCAGCCAGTGCCATGATCCTCGGGAAGCTGCGCAAGTTCTCACTGATCAG GTGATCCAGTACGGCGCAGAAGATAATAGCACAGCCATAGTTGTCCCATTTGGTGCATGGGGAAAGCACAAGAGCACTGAAGTCAGCTTTTCTTTCAGTCGTGGCTTTAAATCGAGTGGCAGATGGGCGTAA